From one Cynocephalus volans isolate mCynVol1 chromosome X, mCynVol1.pri, whole genome shotgun sequence genomic stretch:
- the LOC134367292 gene encoding emerin-like isoform X1, translated as MDDCAVVSDPELAALPRQFILHGNVLGSTNNLLEEEIFKYMTQRRRRLSPSNSSAFSYGFSNLGSALEGSSDMYNLPKKDDTLLNQSKGCNDEYYEESYLTARTSGEADSVGTSKGFHQPVTLLSVADTFYHQLDVEEIAYLVFNSSTALHMALKDLDGNDESLLIDEQSELNKDMAVLQQNFMMGTHQQEMAIIEISLQSLLFGRL; from the exons ATGGACGACTGTGCGGTTGTGTCGGACCCCGAGCTGGCCGCCCTGCCGCGCCAGTTCATCCTGCACGGGAATGTCTTGG GCTCCACTAACAATCTCTTGGAAGAGGAAATCTTCAAGTACATGACCCAGAGGCGGAGGAGGCTTTCGCCCTCTAACTCGTCTGCCTTCTCCTATGGGTTCTCCA aCTTGGGTTCAGCACTCGAGGGCTCTTCGGATATGTACAATCTGCCCAAGAAAGACGACACCTTACTTAACCAGAGCAAGG GCTGTAATGACGAGTACTATGAGGAGAGTTACCTGACCGCCAGGACTTCTGGAGAGGCCGATTCTGTGGGTACGTCCAAGGGCTTCCACCAGCCGGTGACTTTGCTCTCAGTTGCTGACACCTTCTACCACCAG TTGGATGTGGAAGAGATCGCATATTTGGTTTTTAATTCCTCCACAGCACTTCACATG GCTCTCAAGGACTTGGATGGGAATGATGAAAGTCTCCTTATTGACGAACAAAGTGAACTTAACAAAGACATGGCCGTGTTGCAGCAAAACTTTATGATGGGAACT CATCAGCAAGAAATGGCAATTATTGAAATATCTCTTCAATCTCTGTTATTTGGAAGACTCTGA
- the LOC134367292 gene encoding emerin-like isoform X2: MDDCAVVSDPELAALPRQFILHGNVLDLGSALEGSSDMYNLPKKDDTLLNQSKGCNDEYYEESYLTARTSGEADSVGTSKGFHQPVTLLSVADTFYHQLDVEEIAYLVFNSSTALHMALKDLDGNDESLLIDEQSELNKDMAVLQQNFMMGTHQQEMAIIEISLQSLLFGRL; the protein is encoded by the exons ATGGACGACTGTGCGGTTGTGTCGGACCCCGAGCTGGCCGCCCTGCCGCGCCAGTTCATCCTGCACGGGAATGTCTTGG aCTTGGGTTCAGCACTCGAGGGCTCTTCGGATATGTACAATCTGCCCAAGAAAGACGACACCTTACTTAACCAGAGCAAGG GCTGTAATGACGAGTACTATGAGGAGAGTTACCTGACCGCCAGGACTTCTGGAGAGGCCGATTCTGTGGGTACGTCCAAGGGCTTCCACCAGCCGGTGACTTTGCTCTCAGTTGCTGACACCTTCTACCACCAG TTGGATGTGGAAGAGATCGCATATTTGGTTTTTAATTCCTCCACAGCACTTCACATG GCTCTCAAGGACTTGGATGGGAATGATGAAAGTCTCCTTATTGACGAACAAAGTGAACTTAACAAAGACATGGCCGTGTTGCAGCAAAACTTTATGATGGGAACT CATCAGCAAGAAATGGCAATTATTGAAATATCTCTTCAATCTCTGTTATTTGGAAGACTCTGA